From the genome of Vicia villosa cultivar HV-30 ecotype Madison, WI linkage group LG2, Vvil1.0, whole genome shotgun sequence, one region includes:
- the LOC131648191 gene encoding MLO-like protein 6, translating into MAGGGGRSLTETPTWAVAVVCFVILLISIAIEHTFHFIGNWLKKKHKSALHESLEKIKSELMILGFISLLLTVGEGLISKICISEKVAATWHPCSNNEAKEEDFDDESRRLLADQRRILAGEGIDKCAENGKVAFVSAGGIHQLHIFIFVLAVFHVLYCILTLALGRAKMRRWKRWEEETKTLEYQFTHDPERFRFANETSFGRRHLSFWTKNPILIWIVCFFRQFVRSVPEVDYLTLRHGFMMAHLAPSSHQTFDFRQYIKRCLEEDFKVVVEISPPLWFIAVFFLLFHTHGWNSYLWLPFVPLIIVLLVGTKLQVIITQMGLRISKQGMVVKGEPVVQPGDDLFWFNKPRLILYLINFVLFQNAFQLAFFSWTAFQFGLKSCYNSRSEDVVIRISMG; encoded by the exons ATGGCAGGAGGAGGAGGAAGAAGCTTAACTGAAACACCTACTTGGGCTGTTGCAGTTGTTTGCTTTGTTATACTTTTAATATCTATCGCCATTGAACACACCTTCCACTTCATCGGAAAT TGGTTGAAGAAGAAACACAAAAGCGCTCTACACGAGTCACTAGAAAAAATCAAATCAG AGTTAATGATATTGGGATTCATATCATTGTTACTAACGGTAGGAGAAGGTTTAATATCGaagatatgtatatccgaaaagGTTGCAGCCACATGGCATCCTTGTAGTAACAATGAAGCTAAAGAGGAAGATTTTGATGATGAATCCCGGAGATTACTAGCGGATCAACGGCGTATATTGGCCGGTGAAGGAATTGATAAATGTGCAGAAAATGGAAAAGTAGCATTTGTGTCTGCAGGCGGAATTCATCAACTACATATATTTATCTTTGTTTTGGCGGTTTTTCATGTTCTTTATTGCATACTTACTCTGGCTCTAGGTAGAGCAAAG ATGAGAAGATGGAAAAGATGGGAAGAGGAAACAAAGACACTTGAGTACCAATTTACACATG ATCCTGAGAGGTTTAGATTTGCTAATGAGACTTCATTTGGAAGAAGACACTTGAGTTTTTGGACTAAAAATCCTATACTCATTTGGATT GTATGTTTCTTTAGGCAATTTGTAAGATCAGTTCCTGAAGTGGATTACTTAACCTTAAGGCATGGATTTATGATG GCACATTTGGCACCTTCAAGTCACCAGACATTTGACTTTAGACAATACATTAAAAGATGTTTGGAAGAAGACTTCAAAGTTGTTGTAGAAATCAG TCCTCCACTATGGTTCATTGCAGTGTTCTTCCTCTTATTCCATACTCATG GATGGAACTCTTATCTATGGCTACCATTTGTTCCTTTAATT ATTGTTCTTTTGGTTGGAACAAAGTTGCAAGTGATCATAACTCAAATGGGTCTAAGAATCTCAAAACAAGGAATGGTGGTAAAGGGTGAGCCAGTGGTGCAACCTGGGGATGATCTCTTTTGGTTTAACAAACCTAGACTTATTCTTTACCTTATTAATTTTGTACTCTTTCAG AATGCCTTTCAACTTGCTTTCTTTTCATGGACTGCT TTTCAATTTGGATTAAAATCATGTTACAATTCTCGTTCAGAGGATGTGGTGATTAGAATCTCCATGGGGTAA